The following are encoded together in the Brassica napus cultivar Da-Ae chromosome A9, Da-Ae, whole genome shotgun sequence genome:
- the LOC106421498 gene encoding uncharacterized protein LOC106421498: MVYGELMEKADSLGELIQKLEGQVAEIATAIKRDAGCLLGRTDLNPRRQPYDADKTGKSNSHPILLNDLDQNPSQENRKTTAEKTKEKAIDLELEEDTEIEDEIDRQYETDVDRPKTPIIDRQPEKPVDRWSTQPEPIIERVYRTLPPFPPKTQTKKSLESTICKKALDKITVEMSLSDAIKIAPSIKKYIKDMTSPNYPIAEHSVMMISEEVSAMIKGETPTKRSDPGSFVLDCKIENTRFPRSLCDLGSSVNLMPYSVAVTLDLLGYPKEFSKMFP, translated from the exons ATGGTTTACGGAGAATTGATGGAGAAAGCAGATTCTTTAGGAGAACTAATCCAAAAATTAGAAGGTCAAGTAGCTGAGATTGCAACTGCCATAAAGAGAGACGCTGGATGTCTTCTCGGAAGAACTGATCTAAACCCAAGACGTCAA CCTTACGACGCCGACAAGACCGGGAAAAGCAACTCTCATCCTATTCTTCTTAACGATCTTGACCAAAATCCATCTCAAGAGAACCGGAAAACCACTGCTGAAAAGACTAAGGAAAAGGCAATAGACTTAGAACTAGAAGAAGATACAGAGATTGAGGatgaaatcgatcgacagtacgaaactgacgtcgatcgacccAAAACACctatcatcgatcgacaacctgaaaaacccgtcgatcgatggtctacTCAACCCGAGCCCATAATTGAAAGAGTCTATAGAACTTTACCCCCTTTTCCTCCTAAAACGCAAACTAAGAAATCATTAGAAAGCACAATCTGCAAGAAAGCCTTAGATAAGATTACTGTCGAGATGTCCCTTAGTGATGCTATAAAAATAGCACCTTCAATTAAGAAGTACATAAAGGATATGACATCTCCAAACTATCCAATCGCAGAACATAGCGTGATGATGATTTCAGAAGAAGTAAGTGCTATGATTAAAGGAGAAACTCCAACGAAGAGATCAGATCCTGGTAGTTTCGTCCTAGattgtaaaatagaaaacacGCGCTTCCCTAGATCATTATGTGACCTCGGCTCTAGCGTGAACCTTATGCCTTACTCTGTTGCAGTGACGTTAGATCTATTAGGGTACCCGAAGGAATTCTCGAAGATGTTCCCATAA